From one Humulus lupulus chromosome 8, drHumLupu1.1, whole genome shotgun sequence genomic stretch:
- the LOC133795521 gene encoding S-protein homolog 5-like, translating into MVRNGRILGWWVAVLVCVCLWDEAIQAPTKMSSNSPWDRKFVRVVNKLDEGLSLTIHCKSKNDDLGVHVLGRDEYFEWTFYVNLWETTLFFCRFDWRDASKTFDAYRAIRDIHRCNHCLWEAKPDAIYGSTESGHRPIVIGW; encoded by the coding sequence ATGGTTCGAAACGGAAGAATTCTGGGTTGGTGGGTGGCTGTACTAGTTTGTGTTTGTTTGTGGGACGAGGCAATTCAAGCTCCGACCAAAATGAGCTCTAACTCGCCTTGGGACCGGAAGTTCGTGAGAGTTGTGAACAAATTGGATGAGGGGTTGAGTCTGACCATTCATTGCAAATCCAAAAACGATGATCTTGGTGTTCATGTTTTGGGGAGAGATGAGTATTTTGAGTGGACATTTTATGTCAATCTTTGGGAGACAACACTCTTCTTTTGTAGATTCGATTGGCGTGATGCATCGAAGACTTTTGATGCTTATAGGGCTATAAGGGACATCCATAGATGTAACCATTGTCTTTGGGAGGCTAAGCCCGATGCTATCTATGGCTCCACTGAATCGGGTCATAGACCTATTGTAATAGGTTGGTAA
- the LOC133797591 gene encoding ATP-dependent Clp protease ATP-binding subunit ClpA homolog CD4B, chloroplastic, with product MAALVQSTNVPGLVAGLKQGQSKRSGKSKRTVKMMSCIQAPGLSMRGFSGLRSLNALDTVTRPGQDFHSRVAITLSSRQRKATRCVPKAMFERFTEKAIKVIMLAQEEARRLGHNFVGTEQILLGLIGEGTGIAAKVLKSMGINLKDARVEVEKIIGRGSGFVAVEIPFTPRAKRVLELSLEEARQLGHNYIGSEHLLLGLLREGEGVAARVLENLGADPSNIRTQVIRMVGESTEAVGAGVGGGSSGTKMPTLEEYGTNLTKLAEEGKLDPVVGRQPQIERVVQILGRRTKNNPCLIGEPGVGKTAIAEGLAQRIASGDVPETIEGKKVITLDMGLLVAGTKYRGEFEERLKKLMEEIKQSDEIILFIDEVHTLIGAGAAEGAIDAANILKPALARGELQCIGATTLDEYRKHIEKDPALERRFQPVKVPEPTVEETILILKGLRERYEIHHKLRYTDEALVSAAQLSYQYISDRFLPDKAIDLVDEAGSRVRLRHAQLPEEARELEKELRQITKEKNEAVRGQDFEKAGELRDREMDLKAQISAVVDKGKEMSKAESEAGDVGPIVTEVDIQHIVSSWTGIPVEKVSTDESDRLLKMEETLHKRVIGQDEAVKAISRAIRRARVGLKNPNRPIASFIFSGPTGVGKSELAKALAAYYFGSEEAMIRLDMSEFMERHTVSKLIGSPPGYVGYTEGGQLTEAVRRRPYTVVLFDEIEKAHPDVFNMMLQILEDGRLTDSKGRTVDFKNTLLIMTSNVGSSVIEKGGRRIGFDLDYDEKDSSYNRIKSLVTEELKQYFRPEFLNRLDEMIVFRQLTKLEVKDIADIMLKEVFERLKTKEIELQVTERFRDRVVDEGYNPSYGARPLRRAIMRLLEDSMAEKMLAREIKEGDSVIVDVDADGNVTVLNGSSGSPESLPEAIPV from the exons ATGGCTGCTTTAGTTCAGTCGACTAATGTTCCGGGTTTAGTGGCCGGGTTAAAGCAGGGCCAGTCTAAAAGGTCTGGCAAGTCAAAAAGGACAGTGAAGATGATGAGTTGTATACAAGCACCTGGATTGAGCATGAGAGGTTTCTCAGGACTTAGAAGCCTTAATGCTTTAGATACTGTGACAAGGCCTGGGCAGGATTTCCATTCTAGAGTGGCAATTACATTATCTTCCAGGCAACGGAAGGCTACCAGATGTGTCCCCAAAGCCATGTTTGAGCGCTTTACAGAGAAAGCAATTAAAGTAATTATGCTTGCCCAAGAGGAAGCAAGGCGACTTGGTCACAATTTTGTTGGCACAGAGCAGATTCTTTTGGGACTTATTGGTGAAGGAACTGGAATTGCTGCTAAGGTCCTTAAATCAATGGGTATTAATCTTAAAGATGCTCGTGTTGAGGTTGAAAAGATTATTGGAAGAGGTAGCGGCTTTGTTGCTGTTGAGATTCCATTCACTCCTCGTGCAAAGCGTGTTTTGGAGCTCTCATTGGAGGAAGCTCGGCAACTTG GCCATAATTACATTGGGTCTGAGCACTTGCTTCTGGGCCTACTTCGTGAGGGTGAGGGTGTAGCTGCTCGTGTTCTTGAAAATTTGGGTGCTGACCCCAGTAATATTCGCACACAG GTTATTCGTATGGTGGGTGAGAGCACAGAAGCTGTTGGAGCTGGTGTTGGAGGAGGCAGCAGTGGTACTAAGATGCCAACGCTGGAAGAATATGGAACAAATTTAACAAAGCTAGCCGAAGAG GGTAAGTTGGATCCAGTTGTAGGAAGGCAGCCACAGATTGAAAGAGTTGTTCAGATTTTGGGCAGGCGAACGAAGAACAATCCCTGCCTTATCGGTGAGCCTGGTGTTGGGAAAACTGCAATTGCTGAGGGACTTGCCCAACGAATCGCAAGTGGTGATGTTCCTGAAACAATAGAGGGGAAGAAG GTTATAACACTGGATATGGGTCTTCTCGTTGCTGGCACCAAGTACCGTGGAGAGTTTGAGGAAAGATTGAAGAAACTTATGGAGGAAATCAAACAAAGTGATGAGATAATATTGTTCATTGATGAGGTTCACACTTTAATTGGAGCTGGAGCAGCAGAAGGAGCAATTGATGCTGCTAACATTTTAAAACCAGCTCTTGCTAGAGGTGAATTGCAG TGTATTGGAGCCACAACACTGGATGAATATAGAAAGCACATTGAGAAAGACCCGGCCTTAGAAAGACGATTTCAACCAGTCAAAGTGCCTGAACCAACAGTTGAGGAAACTATTCTAATTTTGAAAGGGCTTCGTGAGCGATATGAGATCCACCACAAGCTTCGCTATACTGATGAGGCACTTGTATCTGCTGCACAGCTGTCATATCAGTACATCAG TGACCGTTTTCTGCCTGATAAAGCaattgacttggttgatgaagcTGGTTCTCGAGTTCGACTTCGTCATGCACAG CTGCCTGAGGAAGCACGCGAGCTTGAGAAAGAACTGAGGCAGATCACCAAGGAGAAGAATGAAGCTGTTCGTGGCCAAGATTTTGAAAAG GCTGGAGAGTTGCGTGACCGAGAAATGGACCTGAAGGCACAGATTTCAGCTGTTGTTGATAAGGGCAAAGAAATGAGCAAGGCAGAGAGTGAGGCTGGAGATGTAGGTCCTATTGTGACCGAAGTGGATATCCAACATATTGTCTCCTCCTGGACTGGAATTCCTGTCGAGAAGGTGTCAACTGATGAATCTGACCGCCTTCTTAAGATGGAAGAGACGCTTCACAAGCGCGTCATTGGACAGGATGAGGCAGTTAAGGCTATCAGCCGTGCTATTCGCCGAGCCCGTGTTGGATTGAAAAACCCCAACCGTCCAATTGCTAGCTTTATATTTTCTGGTCCTACTGGTGTTGGAAAATCTGAGCTTGCAAAGGCATTGGCTGCTTACTACTTTGGCTCAGAAGAGGCCATGATCCGACTTGATATGAGTGAATTCATGGAAAGACATACTGTTTCCAAGCTTATTGGTTCTCCCCCTGGTTATGTTGGTTACACAGAGGGTGGTCAGCTGACTGAGGCAGTTCGACGCCGTCCTTACACTGTTGTACTTTTTGATGAGATTGAAAAGGCTCATCCTGATGTCTTCAACATGATGCTTCAAATTCTTGAAGATGGAAGGTTAACAGATAGTAAGGGAAGAACCGTAGACTTCAAGAATACACTTTTGATAATGACATCAAACGTTGGAAGCAGTGTAATCGAGAAAGGAGGCCGCAGGATCGGATTTGACCTTGACTATGATGAGAAGGATAGCAGTTACAACCGAATTAAGAGCTTGGTGACAGAGGAACTCAAGCAATACTTCAGGCCCGAGTTCTTGAATAGGTTGGATGAAATGATTGTCTTCCGACAGCTCACCAAGCTGGAGGTTAAGGATATAGCAGATATAATGTTGAAGGAGGTGTTCGAAAGGCTAAAGACCAAAGAAATAGAACTACAAGTGACAGAAAGGTTTAGAGATAGAGTGGTCGATGAAGGTTACAACCCGAGCTACGGTGCTAGGCCTTTAAGAAGAGCCATTATGAGACTTTTGGAGGACAGCATGGCTGAGAAGATGCTTGCTAGGGAGATCAAGGAGGGTGACTCGGTTATTGTGGATGTCGACGCTGATGGTAATGTCACTGTTCTGAACGGCAGCAGTGGCTCGCCTGAGTCGCTACCAGAGGCAATCCCTGTGTAG